In Prosthecochloris sp. GSB1, the following proteins share a genomic window:
- a CDS encoding FtsB family cell division protein has protein sequence MKHHLNDIWDYIRSHPKKIFLLVLVGVFLLWVFFGNFGVVARLRMEAENRALKETRDREERRILENTVEIRRARDPETVEKIAREKYNFRKDDETLFIIEEN, from the coding sequence TTGAAACATCACCTCAACGACATCTGGGACTATATCCGGTCCCATCCGAAAAAGATCTTTCTTCTCGTTCTCGTCGGGGTGTTTCTGCTTTGGGTGTTTTTCGGGAACTTCGGCGTTGTCGCGAGATTGCGCATGGAGGCCGAGAATCGCGCCCTCAAGGAAACCAGGGACAGGGAAGAGCGAAGGATCCTCGAAAATACGGTGGAAATCCGCAGGGCCCGCGATCCGGAAACCGTCGAAAAGATCGCCAGGGAAAAATACAATTTCCGCAAAGATGACGAGACGCTCTTCATTATCGAGGAAAATTAG